The Rhodococcus sp. B50 DNA window TCGCCGCGACACCGTCCGAGGACGCCGCGCATGCGCTGTTCGATGTGGTGTTCGACCTGGGCCGGCCCCGGCACTTCTCCGTCGCCCATCCCGATGCCGACGTCATCCCGGTCACCCGGTCGTGGTGGGAGGCGCCGCCGGTGGAAATCTCTCGCACCCTGGCCGAGACCGGTCGCCGGCCCGCGGCAGGGGCGCCGGGGCGGATCCAACGCAACGATGCCGGGGTGCGGCGGTTGCGTGAGGCCCAGCTCGACAAGCAGCGTCGCCGGGCCGAGGCGGCTCGCTCGCTCGCCGCCGGTGGTGTGCGCGAACGGAAGCTGAGCGAACCGGAAGCAGAGGTGCTGTTGAGCCTGCTCGACGCGGCGTTGTCGGCGCGAGTCCCCGTGAGCGGCCGGGTTCGCAGCGACGATGCCGCTTCCGGCACCCAGGACGGGGTCGAGCTCACACTCCGCCCGAGCGGCGAGTCCACGGTGGTGCACACCGCGCGAGGCCGCCTGTATCTGGACGGTCTGTCGGTGGAGGTGCGATGAGAGCGCGTTCGATCCCGTCGGTCGAGTTGGATTCGTATCAACGTGCGGCCCGACTGGTGCTCACCCACCATCTCGTCACCGCGACTTTCCCCGACCGGACGGCGCTGGCGACGGTGCGCCGCTGGGCCACCGAGTTGCGGGACGACCTGCTGGCCACCTTCGGATACCGGCTCGAGGTCACCGAGACCACCGCGCGGCTGTTCACCGTCGCCGATCGCCTCGACGCGGGTGCAGGCACGTCGACGCACACGGGTCGGCCGTTCGACCGTCGCCGGTACGCCTATCTGGCATTGGCGATCGCGGCGCTCGGTCGTGGTGCCGGGCAGATCACTCTGTCCGAACTCGCCGAGCACGTCGCCTCCGAGGCGAGCCGGGTGGACGGTGTCGAGCTCGACACCGAACGTGCCGCCGATCGCGATGCCTTCGTCGATGCCGTGACCTGGCTCGGTGTGCGCGGCGCGATCACCCTCGCCGACGGGGATGCCGGTGGATGGGCGAACGATCCCGAGCGCGGCGAAGCGCTCTACGATGTCGATCGTGCGGTCGTGCACGCCGTGTTCCGGCCGCCGCGGGCGTTGCAGCATCTCGAATCGGTACGCGGTCTGCTCGGCAATGCCGGTGCCCCGCAATCGGATACGTCGGAGGTTCGGCGGCGGGTGAGACGCGCATTGGTGCAGCGTCCCGTGGTCTACGCCGATGATCTCGACGAGGACGAGGCGCTGCAGTTGGCGTTGCGCCGCACCACCGACGAGGTGGAGCTGCTGACCGGCTCGGTTTGTGAGCGTCGCGCCGAAGGCGTTGCGCTGGTGGACACTTCGGGACGGTTGTCGGACGTCCGGTTCCCGAACACCGGGACGGTCGCGCAGGTCGCCCTGCTGCTGGCCGGGGAGATGTGCGACCGCATCCTCGATCCCGACGCCCCGGCCCCACCCCGATTGCCCGTCCCCGCGGAGGCGCACGACGCCCTCGTCGCGGCGGTCGATACCGCGATCCCGACGTCGACGGTGTTCACCCCGCTCGCGGTGTCCGACACTCCGATCCCGCACGAGCAGGCCGAGAACGACATCCGCGCACCGCTCGAACACCCTTTGCTCGAGGATTCGTGGTTGGCAGGCACCGTCGGGCATCTCGTCGACATCTACGGCCGGACCTTCGCCGCGCAGTGGCAGGCCGACCCCGCCGGACTGACCGAGGCCGCGGTGGACATGCTCGACAGGCTGCGCCTGGTGGCCCGGGTACCCGGCGGCGTGCTCGCCCTGCCGGCGCTGGCCCGATTCCGCGGCGTGACGGTCAGTGTGCGCGAACGAGATCCGGAAATCGACCTCTTCCCCGAGACCACACCGGAAACAGTCCCCGACCCCGACACGACCCCGACGGAGATCTCATGAGCAGCGCCCGATTCCGCCCCACGCGTGCCGGGATCATCAACCTGTGGGACTACCGCGACCAGGAGTTCTCGTTCGCCGACGGACGGCTGGTGCTGCGCGGACCGAACGGGTCGGGCAAGACCAAGGCCCTCGAGGTGCTGTTCCCGTTCGTCCTCGACGGCCGCATCGAACCACGACGCCTGAACCCGTTCGCCGGCGAGGAACGCACCATGCGCTCGAACCTGCTGTACCGGGGGCAGGACAGCGCCCACTCCTATGTGTGGATGGAGTTCTGCCGTGGCCGCGCCGACGACCCCGAGGCCGTCACCGTCGGCATCGGTATGCGCGCCACCCGTGGCAACGACAAGGTCACACGCTGGCATTTCGTCGTCGATGGCCGTGTGGGTGTGGACTTCTCGCTGCTCGACGACGAGGACCGCCCACTGACCCGCAAGCAACTCGTCGATCGGATCGGGGCCGACGCGATCACCGATCGTCCCGTCGATTACCGGGCCGCGATCGACGCGCGCATGTTCGGACTGGGCGCGCAACGCTACGACCAGCTGATCAATCTGATCCTGACCCTGCGTCGCCCGCAGCTCGCCAAGAACCTCGACCCGAAGGGCTTGTCTCAGGCCCTGACCGACGGACTCCGTCCTCTCGACGACGATCTCATCGTCGAGGCCGCCCGCTCGTTCTCCGCGATCGAGGAAGTCGAGCGCACACTCGAATCCCTCGCGGCCGCCGACGATGCGGCGCAACAGTTCGTCAAGGTGTACTCGAAGTACATCCGTCAGCACGCCCGCACCGCCGTGGACAAGGTCGCCACCCGTCTCGGGGTGGTCGACACCGCGGTGCGGTCGCTGCGTGAGGCGGCCGAGACCCGCACCGAGGCCGCCGCCGCACGAGCCGCCTCGGAGGAGCAGCTCCTGGTGGCCGAACGCGACCACGAACAGGCACGCACCACCCTCGAGGCACTGCACCGCTCCAGCGCCTACGAGGGTAAACAGCAGCTCGACGACCTCGCGTCGGCGGTGAAGAACCTGGAGCGGACCACCGCCGCGCAGGCCGAGCAAGCCAGCCGCGCCCAGGCGGTCGTGGCGGACCGGCTCCGCGACCACGACAGTGCCCGCGACGCGCTCGAGACCGCGACGGCCGCGCGCCGCCGCGGCGAGGACGGGCTGCGTGCGGCCGCCGAGGACGCCGACATCACATGGACCGGCCTCGACGGCATGGAGCGGACCGAACAGCTGGTCGCCGCGATCGACGCGCTCGCCGAGGAACGCGACGCCGACGTACGCGCCGTGCGCAGCGCACTGTCGCAGCTCGACGGTGCCGCCGCCGCGCGGGCACGCGCCGAGGCAGCCGCGGTGCGCAGCCGCGCGCAACGCGACACCGCGCTGGCCGCGGTGGAGGCTGCCGAGACCACGGTCGAGCTGTCCCGCAGTGAGGTCGCCGCCGAGCTGGGCCGCTGGTGGTCCGATCGTGCCGAGATATTCGCGGCCGTAGGCCTGTCCACCCCGGTCTTCGAGGTGCTCGACGCCGCATTCGGCACGGTCGGGCAGGACGACGCGCCGTCCCCGTCGGCGGTGTTCGCCGAGCACACCGCGCCCGTGCTCGACGACCTGCGGTTCCGACGTCGCGTGTGCGCATCGGAGATCGAGTCGCTCGGCACCCGAATCACCGAACTCGAGGCCG harbors:
- a CDS encoding TIGR02678 family protein; protein product: MRARSIPSVELDSYQRAARLVLTHHLVTATFPDRTALATVRRWATELRDDLLATFGYRLEVTETTARLFTVADRLDAGAGTSTHTGRPFDRRRYAYLALAIAALGRGAGQITLSELAEHVASEASRVDGVELDTERAADRDAFVDAVTWLGVRGAITLADGDAGGWANDPERGEALYDVDRAVVHAVFRPPRALQHLESVRGLLGNAGAPQSDTSEVRRRVRRALVQRPVVYADDLDEDEALQLALRRTTDEVELLTGSVCERRAEGVALVDTSGRLSDVRFPNTGTVAQVALLLAGEMCDRILDPDAPAPPRLPVPAEAHDALVAAVDTAIPTSTVFTPLAVSDTPIPHEQAENDIRAPLEHPLLEDSWLAGTVGHLVDIYGRTFAAQWQADPAGLTEAAVDMLDRLRLVARVPGGVLALPALARFRGVTVSVRERDPEIDLFPETTPETVPDPDTTPTEIS